One window of Kryptolebias marmoratus isolate JLee-2015 linkage group LG3, ASM164957v2, whole genome shotgun sequence genomic DNA carries:
- the LOC108242727 gene encoding ATP-dependent RNA helicase DDX39A, with amino-acid sequence MAENDVDNELLDYEEDEEPQGLPESGTPAGKKEVKGSYVSIHSSGFRDFLLKPELLRAIVDCGFEHPSEVQHECIPQAILGMDILCQAKSGMGKTAVFVLATLQQIEPVDGQVSVLVMCHTRELAFQISKEYERFSKYMPTVKVSVFFGGMAIKKDEDVLKKNCPHIVVGTPGRTLALIRNKTLSVKNIKHFVLDECDKMLEQLDMRRDVQEIFRLTPHEKQVMMFSATLSKEIRPVCRKFMQDPMEVFVDDETKLTLHGLQQYYCKLKDSEKNRKLFDLLDVLEFNQVVIFVKSVNRCVALSQLLVEQNFPAIAIHRGMAQEERLSRYQQFKDFQRRILVATNLFGRGMDIERVNIVFNYDMPEDSDTYLHRVARAGRFGTKGLAITFVSDEVDAKTLNEVQDRFEVNVAELPDEIDISSYIEQSR; translated from the exons atggCAGAGAATGACGTCGATAATGAACTTTTGGACTacgaggaggatgaggagcCCCAGGGACTCCCGGAGAGTGGTACGCCAGCAGGAAAGAAAGAGGTTAAGGGTTCCTATGTTTCCATCCACAGCTCGGGCTTCAGAGACTTCCTCCTGAAACCAGAGCTGCTCCGGGCCATCGTTGACTGTGGTTTTGAGCATCCCTCAGAAG ttcagcATGAGTGCATTCCTCAAGCGATCCTTGGCATGGATATCCTGTGTCAGGCCAAGTCTGGAATGGGAAAGACGGCCGTGTTTGTTCTCGCCACACTGCAGCAGATCGAACCTGTGGACGGACAG GTGTCCGTCCTTGTGATGTGCCATACACGAGAGCTGGCCTTCCAGATCAGCAAAGAGTACGAGCGTTTCTCCAAGTACATGCCCACTGTCAAAGTGTCGGTGTTCTTTGGGGGCATGGCCATCAAGAAGGACGAGGACGTGCTAAAGAAGAACTGCCCTCACATTGTTGTTGGCACTCCAGGACGTACACTGGCCCTCATTCGCAACAAGACCCTCAGTGTGAAGAACATCAAACACTTTGTGCTCGACGAGTGTGATAAGATGTTGGAGCAACTGG ACATGAGGCGTGACGTTCAGGAAATCTTCCGACTGACGCCCCATGAGAAGCAGGTTATGATGTTCAGCGCAACTTTAAGCAAGGAGATCCGCCCCGTCTGCCGCAAGTTCATGCAAGAC CCGATGGAAGTGTTTGTGGATGATGAGACCAAGCTCACACTTCATGGCTTACAGCAGTATTACTGCAAGTTGAAGGACAGCGAGAAGAATCGAAAGCTCTTTGACCTCCTCGATGTGCTTGAGTTTAACCAG GTGGTGATCTTTGTGAAGTCTGTGAATCGTTGCGTGGCTCTGTCCCAGCTGCTGGTGGAGCAGAACTTCCCTGCTATCGCGATCCACAGGGGCATGGCACAGGAGGAGAG GTTATCCCGGTACCAGCAGTTCAAAGACTTCCAAAGACGGATTCTGGTGGCAACTAACCTGTTCGGCCGAGGCATGGATATCGAACGAGTCAACATTGTTTTCAACTACGACATGCCGGAGGATTCTGACACATACCTTCACAGA GTGGCCCGTGCCGGCAGGTTTGGAACCAAAGGTTTGGCCATCACCTTTGTGTCAGACGAGGTTGACGCCAAGACCCTGAACGAAGTCCAAGACCGCTTCGAGGTCAATGTAGCCGAGCTACCTGATGAGATCGACATCTCTTCCTACA tTGAACAGTCCAGATGA